From the Sphingobacteruim zhuxiongii genome, the window ATTGATACATTTATCGATGGGTCTATTTTAACGATTTCCGATGCTCCATGGCCAGGATTTACACCAGATTTATTAAGTATTGTGTTGGTTACAGCTATTCAAGCAAAAGGAAATGTCTTAATACATCAGAAAATGTTTGAAAGCCGCTTATTCTTTGTCGATAAGTTGATTGATATGGGTGCCCAAATTATTTTATGCGACCCTCACCGTGCAACGGTAATCGGTTTAAATAAACAGCAAAGTCTACGCGGTATTGAGATGACATCGCCAGATATACGTGCAGGAGTTTCTTTGTTAATTGCTGCTTTGTCTGCACAAGGAAAATCTGTAATCTATAATATCGAGCAGATTGAACGTGGTTATCAACATATTGAAGAACGATTGAAAGCACTGGGTGCAGATATTCGTCGTGTTGATGCGCAACCACTTGGTCACTAAGTAGATTGTCTGTTTAGTGTTAAATTATTGCTTAGAATTTGGAAAACTTTCGTTGTCCTCTATTTTTGTATCAAATTTTAATGTTTAAACAAATAAAATGAAAAAAATCACATTACTTTCAGCGATTGCAGCGCTAGTTCTTGCGTCATGTGCTGGAAACCCAGAAGGAAAAAAAGCGGAAACAAAAGATTCAGTAGCAACTACAACAGACTCGTTAGCAGTAACTGGCGTAGCTTATACAGTTGATGCAGCAGCATCAAAAGTTGTTTGGACTGGTACTAAAGTGACTGGCAAGCATACAGGAACTGTAGCTATTAAATCTGGTACTATCAACGTTGAAAACGGATCAGTAACAGGTGGTAATTTCGTGTTAGATATGACTACGATCAGCTCTACAGATTTAGAAGGTGAATACAAAGAGAAATTAGACGGTCACTTGAAAGCTGATGACTTTTTTGGTGTAGCTACTCATCCTGAAGCTTCTTTCGCAATTACAGAAGTTAAACCAGGTACTGGTGCTGGCGATTTATCAGTTTCAGGTAACTTGACAATCAAAGGTGTAAGTAAAAATATTACATTCGATGCGAAGGTTGTTGAATCGACAGAAACAGGCGTTAAAGCAACTGCAAACTTCAACATCGTAAGAGCAGATTGGGGAGTAACTTATGAAGGTAAGTCTGACGATTTAATTTCAAAAGAAATCAACTTTGACGTTACTTTAGTAGCGAAAAAATAATATTCTATTTTAGTTTTTCGAAGCCTCTGGTCTCTGATCAGAGGCTTTTTTTTGTGTATTGCTAAAGAATATTTAATCGTTTCGTCGCTTAAATTGTATAGTGCAGGCTTAGATAGAATTTGTAATTTTGTGACATGAAGATTAGCCTAATATGTATTGGTAAAACCGATGATAAGTATATTGAACAGGGTATCGAGATCTACACCAAGCGATTGAAACATTACTGTAATTTTCAGATCATTGTAATTCCTGATATAAAGAATGTAAAAAATCTAACCGAGGCGCAGCAAAAAGAAAAGGAATCACAATTGATCCTTAAAAATATAAGTAATCAAGATTACGTTATGTTACTGGATGAGCGAGGTAAAGAATATTCTTCAATAGAGTTTTCATCTTTTTTAGAGAAGCAAATGGTCGGAAGTGTTGCACATATCGTATTGGTAATAGGCGGTCCCTATGGCTTCGATCAACAAGTCTACGATCGTGCAAATGCAAAGTTGTCTTTGTCTAGAATGACTTTTTCTCATCAGATGGTACGCTTGTTCTTTGTAGAACAATTATATCGAGCACATACGATTATGCGTGGTGAGCCTTACCATCATGAATAATTTTATGTATTTTTAATGTTAAAAGCATCATCTATTAAAGAAGGAGGATAAAATGGATTTAGATAAATTTAAAAGAGAATATAAATATAAAAGCCAAGAGGGCGCACATGGTGCGGATATGAATAAATGGATTATCATCATTGGTGGTGCACTGGTCGTTTTATTGGCTTATCTGTTTACCTAAGCGTATTGGAATATTGATAGAAGAGAGGTGGCTTGTAGCTGCCTTTTTTTATGAAATAAATAAGGCGATACGGGGAGTATCGCCTTAAAATCACACTAACTATTAATAAAACCCTATAGAACTAGGTGTTTTCAAAACGTAGATCAGAAATCATCTCTCTGACCTACTGTAAAAGTAAAAACCTTTTATTATAAAATCAAATAAAAGTTGCAACATTTATATTATAATTCAATTTTGTCAACTGTTTTTAAAAATTCAACCCACGCAACTTGGTCAGTTTTAAAGGTTAAGTCCTCAGACTTTAGTTTATCTACGGGGATCAATCTGAACGATTGTAGCTTACCCTCCACGCTTTTTTCGGTAAAATCGAATTTTTTTGTCTTAATGTTTAATTCAACTTTATTAATAGGATTTACTTGATAATAAATAGAAATAATTTGA encodes:
- a CDS encoding YceI family protein, producing MKKITLLSAIAALVLASCAGNPEGKKAETKDSVATTTDSLAVTGVAYTVDAAASKVVWTGTKVTGKHTGTVAIKSGTINVENGSVTGGNFVLDMTTISSTDLEGEYKEKLDGHLKADDFFGVATHPEASFAITEVKPGTGAGDLSVSGNLTIKGVSKNITFDAKVVESTETGVKATANFNIVRADWGVTYEGKSDDLISKEINFDVTLVAKK
- the rlmH gene encoding 23S rRNA (pseudouridine(1915)-N(3))-methyltransferase RlmH; translated protein: MKISLICIGKTDDKYIEQGIEIYTKRLKHYCNFQIIVIPDIKNVKNLTEAQQKEKESQLILKNISNQDYVMLLDERGKEYSSIEFSSFLEKQMVGSVAHIVLVIGGPYGFDQQVYDRANAKLSLSRMTFSHQMVRLFFVEQLYRAHTIMRGEPYHHE